The following are encoded in a window of Sorex araneus isolate mSorAra2 chromosome 11, mSorAra2.pri, whole genome shotgun sequence genomic DNA:
- the LOC129399374 gene encoding calcium homeostasis modulator protein 2-like, with protein MANHIVNFLSRIFRSKDFVTLNGLVALGTTGGQELFSLLAFQCPCSPVQNFWYGLMATWAPVFLLFFISIILNNQTRNLVDGCRCFRIKQCPGILYSIVGHAAVAPLTWSVISLLRGDAYVCAFSEFVDPSSLTAENESFPLSHATQILARFPCGESPDNLSGIREEVSRRLKFESQLLGWLLICTVAVVVFLIKCLKACCSKLSYHQEDYRARYLANEKQLFRLTAEAHSLALAANNVKQFFGFVALSRRDQALMDKFPKQGTERSLPWDKINDSSKYQEKPEIPPYSRLHKWAIEQSGIDEEFNMSLLPHPQPHLAASRNPDP; from the exons ATGGCTAACCACATCGTTAACTTCCTGTCGCGCATTTTCAGGAGCAAGGATTTCGTGACATTAAATGGGCTGGTGGCTCTGGGCACCACGGGGGGCCAGGAACTCTTCTCCTTGTTGGCCTTCCAGTGCCCGTGCTCACCAGTTCAGAACTTCTGGTATGGGCTGATGGCCACCTGGGCGCCCGTCTTTTTGCTCTTCTTCATCAGCATCATCCTCAACAACCAAACCAGGAACCTGGTGGACGGGTGCCGGTGCTTCAGGATCAAGCAATGCCCAGGCATCCTATATTCTATCGTGGGCCATGCAGCCGTGGCCCCCCTCACCTGGTCGGTCATCTCCCTGCTGCGCGGGGACGCCTACGTCTGCGCATTCAGCGAGTTTGTGGACCCGTCCTCGCTCACGGCTGAGAACGagagcttccctctctcccacgccACACAGATCCTGGCCAGGTTCCCTTGCGGGGAGAGCCCTGACAACCTGTCGGGCATCCGGGAGGAGGTGAGCCGCAGGCTCAAGTTTGAGTCTCAG CTATTAGGGTGGCTGCTCATCTGCACAGTGGCCGTGGTGGTGTTCCTGATCAAGTGTCTCAAGGCCTGCTGCTCGAAGCTCAGCTACCACCAAGAGGACTACAGGGCCCGCTACCTCGCCAACGAAAAGCAGCTCTTCCGACTCACGGCCGAGGCGCACTCGCTCGCGCTGGCGGCCAACAACGTGAAGCAGTTCTTCGGCTTCGTGGCGCTCAGCAGGAGGGACCAGGCACTGATGGACAAGTTCCCAAAGCAAGGTACAGAGCGGAGTTTACCGTGGGACAAAATCAATGACAGCTCCAAGTATCAGGAGAAGCCTGAAATCCCCCCCTACAGCCGCCTGCATAAGTGGGCCATCGAGCAGTCTGGCATCGACGAGGAATTCAATATGAGCCTActtccccaccctcagccccatcTTGCTGCCAGCCGAAATCCCGACCCTTGA
- the LOC129399373 gene encoding calcium homeostasis modulator protein 2-like, which translates to MANPISGFLSLIFRSKDLVTLNGLVALGTTGGQELFYFIILNNQSRFECRCFRTKKCPCILYSIVGRAAVAPLTWSFISLLRGDAYVCAFSEFVDPSSLTAENESFPLSHATQILARFPFGESPDNLSGIREEVSRRLKFESQLLCWLLICIVAMVVFLSKCLKACCLKLGYQQEAYRARYLAKEEQLCDFFGYVALSQRDQALMAKFPKQGTQRCLQWDKITGSSEYQEMLGIPLYSRLHKWAFCQPDIDKEFNMTLLPDT; encoded by the exons ATGGCTAACCCCATCTCCGGCTTCCTGTCGCTCATTTTCAGGAGCAAGGATTTGGTGACATTAAATGGGCTGGTGGCTTTGGGCACCACGGGTGGCCAGGAGCTCTTCTACTT CATCATCCTCAACAACCAAAGCAGATTCGAGTGCCGGTGCTTCAGGACCAAGAAATGCCCATGTATCCTATATTCCATCGTGGGCCGCGCAGCCGTGGCCCCCCTCACCTGGTCTTTCATCTCCCTGCTGCGCGGGGACGCCTACGTCTGCGCATTCAGCGAGTTTGTGGACCCGTCCTCGCTCACGGCTGAGAACGagagcttccctctctcccacgccACACAGATCCTGGCCAGGTTCCCTTTTGGGGAGAGCCCTGACAACCTGTCGGGCATCCGGGAGGAGGTGAGCCGCAGGCTCAAGTTTGAGTCTCAG CTATTATGTTGGCTGCTCATCTGCATAGTGGCCATGGTGGTGTTCCTGAGCAAGTGCCTCAAGGCCTGCTGCTTGAAGCTCGGCTACCAACAGGAGGCCTACAGGGCCCGCTACCTCGCCAAGGAGGAACAGCTCTGCGAC TTCTTCGGCTACGTGGCGCTCAGCCAGAGGGACCAGGCACTAATGGCCAAGTTCCCAAAGCAAGGTACACAGCGTTGTCTACAGTGGGACAAAATCACTGGCAGCTCCGAGTACCAGGAGATGCTGGGCATCCCCCTCTACAGCCGCCTGCACAAGTGGGCCTTCTGTCAGCCTGACATCGACAAGGAGTTCAATATGACCCTACTTCCCGACACGTAG